One Paucidesulfovibrio longus DSM 6739 genomic window carries:
- a CDS encoding PAS domain S-box protein codes for MFKPLLSRLGTRFSLVLLGSILATAALVAFVSLDQINDLGQFSAEQNERNIRALARDGLTTLIAERARHYQSVFKQAESEARLIASGVGRVLDDREFYGAKNFNEKETIERHPVNGVFTNDYSSLASGTYWDSDAVTPKVIKEFNALSHVDPLLRHAKDSTAGSVAAWAITADGYSRYFPNVHHADFMPRPETYDFRDDICFTSAAPEHNPSKSLVWNEIYQDSMGQGLVVTVSMPAYGKDGRFLASTGIDISVQRLVRKVLAGLGDTGFSFLITGEGKLIAFPAGRLALFGLGRDTQLMPGELLRHKLNDSSSIQVRQVAKRMLSEDEGIAPLVLDGEPYLLAFQRLPATNWRLGYVAAEDELLSSVHRTRQALDQARVDTTRSILMVTLLLLPVCFATTLFFFMRNLFSPVRRILDVIRRVARGDMDARVHLSQNDELSELAEAVNDMTDRLTEKQTFLARAESKYRTLFENATVGLYRSTPSGQLLSANKTMANMFGFTSPAQCVSEMVDLASQAYVNPLDRELFRRNVEQTDKPEPFEFQMRRVDGTIIWVESTAKTVRGTGGDVLFYEGSMIDITDRKRAEEYRKILSRELIRIQEFERRRVALDLHDNVAQDLSALKIAFETLFDDEGSLAPRTQERATRCADILGKSIASVRNMAHDLRPSGLDQIGLVQTLADYCRSYGATTGLRVDFSSAGMDNVRLEGDAGIHVFRILQEALNNVRKHSRADEVKVRLVASHPNVILRVEDNGEGFDPALRTTEALSEKRMGLLGMRERADMLGGRFDLQSLPGKGTRLLVEFPLPGQPPANGGRNANGQQPAQGEESPPLSQKEWPPDPAD; via the coding sequence GAGCGCGCCCGCCATTACCAATCCGTTTTCAAGCAGGCGGAAAGCGAGGCCCGGCTCATCGCCTCCGGCGTGGGGCGCGTCCTGGACGACAGAGAGTTTTACGGTGCGAAGAATTTCAACGAGAAGGAAACGATAGAGCGACATCCGGTCAACGGCGTATTCACCAACGACTACTCCAGCCTCGCCTCCGGCACCTACTGGGATTCGGACGCCGTGACCCCGAAGGTCATCAAGGAATTCAACGCCCTCTCGCACGTGGACCCGCTCCTCCGCCACGCCAAGGATTCCACGGCCGGATCCGTGGCCGCCTGGGCGATCACGGCGGACGGATATTCGCGCTATTTCCCGAACGTGCACCACGCGGACTTCATGCCCCGTCCCGAGACCTACGATTTTCGCGACGACATCTGCTTCACCAGCGCGGCTCCCGAGCACAATCCGTCCAAGAGCCTGGTCTGGAACGAAATCTACCAGGACTCCATGGGGCAGGGGCTCGTGGTCACGGTGAGCATGCCCGCCTACGGCAAGGACGGGCGCTTTCTCGCCTCCACGGGCATCGACATCTCGGTGCAGCGGCTGGTCCGAAAAGTGCTCGCGGGCCTCGGCGACACGGGCTTCAGCTTCCTGATCACGGGGGAAGGCAAACTCATCGCCTTTCCTGCCGGTCGGCTCGCCCTTTTCGGATTGGGTCGGGACACGCAGCTCATGCCCGGCGAACTTCTGCGCCACAAGCTCAATGACTCCAGCTCGATCCAGGTCCGACAGGTGGCCAAGAGGATGCTCTCCGAAGACGAAGGCATCGCGCCCCTGGTGCTGGACGGCGAACCCTACCTGCTGGCCTTTCAGCGCCTGCCTGCAACGAACTGGCGGCTGGGATACGTCGCCGCCGAGGACGAGCTGCTCTCCTCGGTGCACCGCACGCGCCAGGCCCTGGACCAGGCCCGCGTGGACACAACGCGCAGCATTCTGATGGTGACGCTCCTGCTCCTGCCCGTCTGCTTCGCCACGACCCTGTTCTTTTTCATGCGCAACCTGTTCAGCCCGGTGCGCCGCATTCTCGACGTGATCCGCCGTGTCGCCAGAGGCGACATGGACGCGCGCGTGCACCTCAGCCAGAACGACGAACTTTCGGAACTCGCCGAAGCGGTCAACGACATGACCGACCGGCTCACGGAAAAGCAGACCTTCCTGGCCAGGGCCGAATCCAAGTACCGGACCCTCTTCGAAAACGCCACGGTGGGACTCTACCGCTCCACTCCGAGCGGCCAGCTGCTCTCGGCCAACAAGACCATGGCCAACATGTTCGGATTCACCTCCCCTGCCCAATGCGTCAGCGAAATGGTCGATCTCGCGTCCCAGGCCTACGTCAATCCCCTGGACCGGGAGCTGTTCCGGCGCAACGTCGAGCAGACCGACAAGCCCGAACCCTTTGAGTTCCAGATGCGCCGCGTGGACGGGACCATCATCTGGGTCGAAAGCACCGCCAAGACCGTCCGGGGCACCGGCGGCGACGTTCTCTTTTACGAAGGGTCCATGATCGACATCACGGACCGCAAGCGCGCCGAGGAGTATCGCAAGATTCTCTCCCGCGAGCTGATCCGGATCCAGGAATTCGAACGACGGCGCGTGGCGCTCGACCTGCACGACAACGTGGCCCAGGATCTCTCGGCCCTGAAGATCGCCTTTGAAACGCTTTTCGACGACGAGGGCAGCCTGGCTCCGCGTACCCAGGAGCGGGCCACGCGCTGCGCCGACATCCTCGGCAAATCCATCGCCTCGGTACGCAACATGGCCCACGACCTGCGCCCTTCCGGCCTCGACCAGATCGGACTCGTGCAGACCCTCGCGGACTACTGCCGCAGCTACGGCGCGACAACCGGCCTGCGCGTGGACTTCAGCTCCGCGGGCATGGACAATGTCCGCCTCGAGGGGGATGCGGGCATCCATGTCTTCAGAATTCTTCAAGAAGCCTTGAACAACGTGCGCAAGCACTCGCGAGCCGACGAAGTCAAGGTGCGCCTGGTGGCCTCCCATCCCAACGTGATCCTGCGCGTCGAGGACAACGGCGAAGGCTTCGACCCCGCGCTGCGGACCACGGAGGCGCTTTCCGAAAAGCGCATGGGGCTGCTCGGCATGCGCGAACGCGCCGACATGCTCGGCGGCCGATTCGATCTGCAATCCCTGCCGGGAAAAGGCACGCGCCTGCTGGTGGAATTCCCCCTGCCCGGCCAGCCTCCGGCCAACGGCGGTCGGAACGCGAACGGCCAGCAACCAGCGCAGGGCGAGGAATCCCCGCCGCTCTCCCAAAAGGAATGGCCCCCGGACCCTGCGGACTGA